Proteins encoded in a region of the Acidobacteriota bacterium genome:
- a CDS encoding PD40 domain-containing protein, producing the protein MLFTIVSAAAENSEVAVLDLNTGEQKILIRGGSQAEYVAPLGGARGGPGYLVYGVAGTLRAVRFDLKTLEVRGDAVPVADRVTMGPNGSAQFAVSETGALTYAPGSYSVEGARRSLIWLDRKGQETPINNAPLQEYAALHLSPDNTSVAVQINSVLNSDIWVWRFKDETLEKLTLDNASDGAPVWTPDSRRIVFRSNRAGPDYQLFSQAADNSGTVDQLTTAATNHAPTGFAGANQLLFTEYGMNNSNDLAMMTMDTRQRTPLVATPVEERNGTVSPDGRFIAYESSKSGEFQVFVSQFPDVNAGTRQISTTGGVKPAWSSDGKELFYQRPVAGQGAGELYVAAVATTPVFSHGPPVKLFDLRGILVSPIAPSWDVSRDGKRFIAIKGDATTTALDQGANRPPFVFIVNFAEELRGKLGVNR; encoded by the coding sequence GTGCTCTTCACCATCGTCTCGGCGGCGGCCGAGAACTCGGAGGTCGCCGTGCTCGATCTCAACACCGGTGAGCAGAAGATCCTGATTCGAGGCGGCAGCCAGGCGGAATACGTCGCGCCCCTCGGCGGTGCTCGGGGCGGGCCCGGCTACCTCGTGTATGGCGTGGCAGGCACGCTTCGTGCGGTTCGGTTTGATCTGAAGACATTGGAAGTCCGGGGAGATGCGGTGCCGGTGGCCGACCGTGTCACCATGGGCCCGAACGGTTCCGCGCAGTTCGCCGTGTCAGAGACCGGTGCCCTCACGTACGCGCCAGGTTCCTACAGCGTGGAAGGTGCCAGGCGTTCCCTGATCTGGCTGGATCGGAAAGGCCAGGAAACCCCCATCAACAATGCACCCCTTCAGGAATATGCCGCGTTGCACCTCTCACCAGACAACACGAGCGTGGCCGTCCAGATCAACAGTGTCCTCAACTCCGACATTTGGGTGTGGCGATTCAAGGATGAGACCCTGGAGAAGCTGACACTGGACAACGCCAGCGACGGCGCACCGGTCTGGACGCCCGACAGCCGCCGCATCGTGTTTCGAAGCAATCGTGCAGGGCCGGACTATCAACTGTTCTCGCAAGCCGCCGACAACTCTGGAACGGTGGACCAGCTGACGACCGCAGCCACCAATCACGCCCCCACCGGTTTTGCCGGCGCCAACCAGTTGCTGTTCACCGAATATGGAATGAACAACAGCAACGACCTCGCGATGATGACGATGGACACGCGCCAGAGGACGCCACTCGTCGCGACGCCAGTCGAAGAGCGGAATGGAACCGTCTCGCCCGATGGCCGTTTTATCGCCTACGAATCGTCGAAGTCCGGCGAATTCCAGGTCTTTGTTTCGCAGTTCCCAGACGTGAACGCGGGGACCCGGCAGATTTCCACCACCGGTGGCGTCAAACCCGCATGGTCTTCCGACGGCAAGGAACTGTTTTACCAGAGACCGGTTGCCGGGCAAGGGGCCGGTGAGCTGTATGTCGCGGCCGTCGCCACAACTCCGGTCTTCAGCCATGGCCCTCCCGTGAAGCTGTTCGACCTTCGAGGGATTCTGGTCTCTCCTATCGCTCCGTCCTGGGACGTCTCGCGCGACGGCAAACGGTTCATCGCGATCAAAGGCGACGCGACAACTACCGCGCTGGACCAGGGCGCCAACCGGCCTCCGTTTGTCTTCATCGTCAATTTTGCCGAGGAGCTGCGAGGCAAGCTCGGCGTGAATCGATAG
- a CDS encoding ABC transporter permease: MTKSYVKLRDDFLMALSALVHDVLRDIALALRQLARQRGFAVVALLTLALGIGAPTAIFSAVHAVLLRPLPYADADRIVRFRMESQSPRGSVGFDALPVSEALQWAADTVTLEEMALFNDSAKTLTTPEGPVRLIGLSATPNLFALLGTAPAAGRPFDAGTRDVRQIVLSHTTWQRYFGANTSIVGTSITLDGDSFLVTGVMPEAFAFPTPETAFWVPQLLEIGGGRGMVLPAIARLRPGIIVDAAVTEGMRHLTDGGDPRVQSTLLARTLQDQMVGKYGRVLWVLLAAVGLVSVIATVNIALLLLTRGAGRAREFSIRLALGAGRGRLVRQLFVEGTTLAILGGMAGLIVGKLALAALVHIAPPDLPRLEEAGLDPLVLSFTAALVVVASAAFGVLSAGRVITLDGIRTLARAATESSLVPVVVARRKLNALAAAELALTVVLLVGAGLLLRSFVSLVLVDQGFDPHNALAVQVTLPLARYPSPDARLAFHERLIERARGLQGVSHVGLTTSMPNRQPTGRFAYDPIGTSMFADPFTLQVAEVRMVSAGFLEAAGLQLLSGRTFTDKDTEGSELVMVLSQRLARLHFPGRDPIGAMLYSESGSRRVIGVVRDVMPAGQASQGVTSDPAAYIPLRQSKDVLSWMATVTLVFRGTGAAAQPGQVRAMVSSLDPEMPIFNVRTLDEEVAGLVAGPRFSATALGLFALVALVMAAVGVYGVMAYSASRRTREIGVHMALGATPAQVLRVIMRDGVLVVFTGLAAGLLAAMWLAQSLTGLLHEVTPADPVALVTVALLLSAIGLVAVLIPAWRATRVSALAALRHD; the protein is encoded by the coding sequence TTGACGAAGAGTTACGTCAAACTCCGTGACGACTTCCTGATGGCACTTTCCGCGCTAGTTCACGACGTCCTTCGCGACATCGCGCTTGCCCTGCGGCAATTGGCCCGCCAGCGCGGGTTTGCCGTGGTGGCCCTCCTTACGCTGGCGTTAGGAATTGGCGCGCCCACGGCGATCTTCTCGGCTGTGCACGCCGTGCTGCTGCGGCCCCTGCCGTACGCAGACGCCGACCGCATCGTGCGATTCCGCATGGAGTCGCAAAGCCCGCGTGGCAGCGTGGGCTTTGATGCGCTGCCGGTGTCCGAGGCGCTCCAGTGGGCCGCAGACACGGTCACGCTCGAAGAGATGGCGCTCTTCAACGACTCCGCCAAGACGCTGACAACGCCTGAAGGCCCGGTGAGGCTCATCGGACTGTCGGCCACGCCCAATTTGTTCGCCCTTCTTGGCACGGCGCCGGCGGCCGGCCGGCCGTTTGATGCCGGCACACGCGATGTCAGGCAGATCGTGCTAAGCCACACCACCTGGCAGCGGTACTTCGGCGCCAACACCTCGATCGTCGGCACATCGATCACGCTCGATGGCGACTCGTTCCTCGTCACAGGCGTGATGCCAGAAGCCTTCGCGTTTCCGACACCAGAAACCGCGTTCTGGGTGCCCCAACTACTGGAGATCGGAGGGGGGCGCGGGATGGTGTTGCCTGCCATCGCGCGGCTGCGGCCCGGCATCATTGTCGATGCAGCGGTCACCGAGGGCATGCGCCACCTGACCGATGGCGGAGACCCGAGAGTCCAGTCCACGCTGTTGGCTCGCACCCTGCAGGATCAGATGGTGGGCAAGTACGGGCGCGTGTTGTGGGTGCTGCTGGCCGCAGTCGGACTGGTGTCGGTCATTGCGACAGTCAACATCGCGTTGCTTCTACTGACGCGAGGCGCGGGCCGCGCGCGCGAATTTTCGATTCGACTGGCTCTTGGTGCCGGCCGCGGCCGACTGGTGCGGCAACTCTTCGTGGAAGGCACGACCCTCGCGATCCTCGGTGGCATGGCTGGGCTCATCGTGGGCAAACTGGCGCTCGCGGCACTCGTTCACATCGCGCCACCCGATCTGCCCCGGCTTGAGGAAGCCGGCCTCGATCCACTTGTGCTCAGCTTCACGGCGGCGCTGGTGGTGGTGGCCAGTGCCGCGTTTGGCGTGTTGTCGGCGGGACGGGTCATCACCCTCGACGGTATCCGTACCCTGGCGCGCGCAGCGACGGAATCCAGCCTCGTTCCAGTGGTTGTGGCGCGCCGGAAACTGAACGCGTTGGCTGCCGCAGAGTTGGCGCTCACCGTGGTGTTGCTCGTCGGCGCCGGCCTGTTGCTACGTTCGTTCGTCAGCCTCGTGCTTGTGGATCAGGGCTTCGACCCGCACAACGCCCTCGCGGTGCAGGTCACGCTGCCGCTCGCGCGGTATCCGAGCCCCGATGCCCGCCTGGCATTCCACGAACGACTGATCGAACGAGCGCGAGGCCTTCAAGGCGTGAGCCACGTGGGCCTGACCACCTCCATGCCGAACCGGCAGCCCACCGGCCGCTTTGCGTATGACCCGATCGGCACCTCGATGTTCGCGGATCCGTTCACATTGCAGGTCGCGGAAGTGCGCATGGTGAGCGCGGGATTCCTGGAGGCCGCCGGCCTTCAGCTGCTCTCGGGCCGGACGTTCACTGACAAAGACACCGAAGGGTCTGAGTTGGTGATGGTGTTGTCGCAACGCCTGGCGCGACTCCACTTTCCCGGCCGCGATCCGATTGGCGCGATGCTCTATTCCGAGTCGGGCAGCCGTCGTGTGATTGGTGTCGTGCGCGATGTGATGCCCGCGGGGCAGGCTTCGCAGGGTGTCACATCGGACCCGGCCGCCTACATCCCGCTGCGCCAGTCGAAGGATGTGCTGTCGTGGATGGCCACCGTGACGTTGGTCTTCCGCGGTACCGGCGCCGCCGCACAGCCGGGTCAGGTGCGCGCGATGGTGTCATCGCTTGATCCTGAGATGCCCATCTTTAATGTTCGGACGCTGGACGAAGAGGTGGCCGGGCTTGTGGCAGGACCGAGATTCAGCGCCACGGCACTTGGGCTCTTCGCTCTGGTGGCCCTCGTGATGGCGGCCGTCGGCGTGTACGGCGTCATGGCCTACAGCGCCAGTCGTCGCACGCGCGAAATTGGCGTACACATGGCGCTGGGCGCCACGCCCGCGCAGGTGCTTCGCGTGATCATGCGCGATGGTGTGCTGGTGGTGTTCACGGGCCTGGCTGCGGGCCTGCTGGCTGCGATGTGGCTGGCCCAGTCACTCACAGGGCTTCTGCACGAAGTGACGCCCGCAGACCCGGTGGCTCTCGTGACCGTGGCCCTGCTGCTTTCGGCCATTGGTCTCGTCGCCGTCCTCATTCCCGCGTGGAGAGCGACTCGCGTCAGCGCCCTCGCCGCGCTTCGTCACGACTGA
- a CDS encoding thrombospondin type 3 repeat-containing protein, which yields MIGGSCCSLGNQVIKRCAIGQRFFGIAFANLDGGGADADGDGATDDVDNCPATANSDQADADGDGVGDVCDPDDDNDGVNDAQVLR from the coding sequence ATGATCGGTGGCTCCTGCTGCAGCCTGGGCAATCAAGTCATTAAACGTTGCGCCATTGGCCAGCGTTTTTTCGGGATTGCCTTTGCCAACCTTGATGGCGGCGGCGCTGACGCCGACGGCGATGGCGCCACCGACGACGTTGACAACTGCCCCGCCACTGCCAACAGTGACCAGGCAGATGCTGATGGCGACGGCGTGGGCGACGTGTGTGACCCGGATGATGACAACGACGGCGTGAACGACGCCCAGGTCCTCAGGTGA
- a CDS encoding ABC transporter ATP-binding protein — protein sequence MATPPNPRRASKQRYQDFRQAYRLGTLDQSDDEPAGEGGASGAPSAEKNAKRRQNLRAYVRRLWPHRSAVALVVFLSLLVAVLQMVEPLFMRFIIDDVLLDTTLDNASRLTRLNLGGAGFLALVIASSLIGVFKDYRQRLLNSRIMLSLRRALFDRLLHLPLPKLWEMKTGGILSRLTGDVDTTTGLLQLAIMSPAISVFRLIVAVSILMALNWRLALTAIAIIPGAMLVSFVFSKRVRPIYRVVRKDVEEIDGRVGETFSGIRVVRAFGRETRELLLYLLGRHAVLRKEMFAQRRELVLWGSWGLLVSGVNVVIIWYGGYLYLQGGASIGDIMAFQWFTFLLLNPVWNIVNSFSELQRSLAAMERVFDVLAMENDKPDRIDARHAPELVTGVQFDDVEFEYREGQPVVRAFDVTVPGGSVVALVGRSGAGKTTVTDLVARFHDPTRGRILVNGTDIRDFTLRSYRRLLAIVQQDVFLFDGSVRDNIAYGRHNATAEEVEDAARRANAHEFIAKMPGGYDTFVGERGVKLSGGQQQRLAIARAILASPQILILDEATSNLDTESEQLIQAAMASLLAGRTTFIIAHRLSTIRRADMILLMADGRIVERGTHEQLMAAGGEYAAMVVRQMQQQQQDEAEARADTAPVI from the coding sequence ATGGCCACGCCCCCCAACCCCCGTCGCGCTTCGAAGCAGCGGTATCAGGATTTCCGTCAGGCGTACCGGCTCGGCACGCTCGATCAAAGTGACGATGAGCCGGCGGGGGAAGGCGGCGCGTCTGGAGCACCGTCTGCAGAGAAAAACGCGAAGCGGCGCCAGAACCTGCGCGCCTACGTTCGTCGGTTGTGGCCCCACCGCTCCGCCGTGGCACTGGTGGTCTTCCTGTCGCTGCTGGTTGCCGTGCTGCAGATGGTGGAGCCGCTGTTCATGCGGTTCATCATCGACGACGTCCTGCTCGACACCACGCTCGACAACGCGTCGCGACTGACGCGGCTGAACCTGGGCGGCGCTGGATTCCTGGCGCTCGTCATCGCGTCGAGCCTGATCGGCGTGTTCAAGGACTACCGGCAGCGCCTGCTGAACTCCCGGATCATGCTGTCGCTCAGGCGGGCGCTGTTCGACCGCCTCCTGCACCTGCCGCTCCCCAAACTGTGGGAGATGAAGACCGGCGGCATCCTGTCGCGCCTGACCGGTGACGTCGACACCACGACGGGCCTTCTTCAACTCGCAATCATGTCGCCCGCCATCTCGGTGTTCCGGCTGATCGTGGCGGTGAGCATCCTCATGGCCCTCAACTGGCGGCTGGCCCTGACCGCGATAGCGATCATTCCCGGCGCCATGCTGGTGAGCTTCGTGTTCTCGAAACGTGTGCGGCCCATCTACCGCGTGGTGCGGAAGGACGTGGAGGAAATCGACGGTCGCGTCGGCGAAACGTTTTCCGGCATCCGAGTGGTTCGCGCCTTCGGCCGCGAGACTCGTGAGCTGTTGTTGTACCTGCTGGGCCGGCACGCTGTGCTTCGCAAAGAGATGTTCGCTCAGCGACGCGAACTCGTCTTGTGGGGCTCCTGGGGCCTGCTCGTGTCGGGCGTCAACGTCGTGATCATCTGGTATGGCGGCTACTTGTACCTGCAGGGTGGCGCGTCCATCGGCGACATCATGGCGTTCCAGTGGTTCACGTTCCTGCTCCTCAACCCCGTCTGGAACATCGTCAATTCATTCTCCGAGTTGCAGCGGTCGCTGGCGGCCATGGAACGCGTGTTCGACGTGCTCGCGATGGAGAACGACAAGCCAGACCGCATCGATGCACGCCACGCGCCGGAACTGGTGACGGGCGTCCAGTTCGACGACGTGGAGTTTGAGTACCGGGAAGGTCAGCCGGTGGTGCGCGCGTTCGACGTCACCGTGCCTGGCGGTTCGGTGGTGGCGCTGGTTGGCCGCAGTGGAGCAGGCAAGACCACAGTGACGGATCTGGTGGCGCGGTTTCACGACCCCACGCGCGGCCGCATCCTCGTGAACGGCACCGACATCCGCGATTTCACACTCCGCTCCTATCGCCGACTGCTCGCCATCGTCCAGCAGGACGTCTTTCTCTTCGACGGGTCCGTGCGCGACAACATCGCCTACGGACGGCACAATGCGACCGCCGAAGAAGTGGAGGACGCCGCGCGCAGGGCGAACGCGCACGAGTTCATCGCAAAGATGCCTGGTGGCTACGACACGTTTGTGGGGGAGCGAGGCGTGAAACTGTCGGGTGGACAGCAACAGCGCCTCGCGATCGCGCGCGCCATCCTGGCCTCGCCACAGATTCTCATTCTGGACGAGGCGACGAGCAATCTGGATACCGAGAGCGAGCAACTCATTCAGGCGGCCATGGCGTCGCTGCTGGCAGGGAGAACGACGTTCATCATCGCGCATCGGCTGTCCACGATTCGGCGGGCCGACATGATCCTGCTGATGGCGGACGGCCGCATCGTGGAGCGCGGCACACACGAGCAGTTGATGGCCGCCGGCGGCGAATACGCGGCCATGGTGGTGCGGCAGATGCAGCAACAGCAGCAGGACGAGGCGGAAGCGCGCGCAGACACCGCGCCGGTGATATAG
- a CDS encoding M56 family metallopeptidase yields the protein MSLTVLGWAVIHSLWQCTLLAGVAALILSILPDSRARVRHLVAFAGLVAMVALPLATALASADPMGESIRRPVMLAIDDAVGLPAVVEVRAFVVPAAAALWLGGLILYAVKIGREWRRAQQLQRLDLDEAGEPLESVVAELRSQLSLRTSVDVRRSRRATVPMVLGWIRPTILLPVGTAASLAPRQLRAILAHELAHVRRRDYLANLIQMAAETVLFHHPAAHWISRRIRTEREYCCDDVAVGVGSDPADYARALAALDDARDDCRLAVAAASGTLLDRIQRIVGHPRPMLTPMRGIAVLATASLVAAIMIALTAVVPPDLPLDVKMRSRMPGPASGGPPPADAVSLPRTPQR from the coding sequence ATGAGCCTGACGGTTCTCGGATGGGCGGTCATCCACTCGTTGTGGCAGTGCACACTCCTGGCGGGAGTTGCCGCCTTGATCCTGAGCATCCTGCCCGACTCGAGGGCACGGGTCCGCCACCTGGTGGCGTTCGCCGGCCTGGTTGCCATGGTTGCGCTGCCGCTCGCCACTGCGCTCGCCTCCGCTGACCCCATGGGCGAAAGCATCCGCCGCCCGGTGATGCTCGCCATTGATGACGCCGTCGGCCTTCCGGCGGTGGTCGAGGTGCGAGCCTTCGTGGTTCCCGCGGCAGCCGCACTGTGGCTCGGTGGCCTGATCCTCTACGCCGTGAAAATTGGACGCGAGTGGCGTCGCGCGCAACAGCTCCAGCGACTCGACCTCGACGAAGCTGGTGAGCCGCTCGAGTCCGTAGTAGCCGAACTTCGCTCGCAACTCTCGCTGCGAACCAGCGTCGATGTGCGCCGTTCGCGCCGCGCCACCGTGCCGATGGTGCTCGGCTGGATACGACCGACCATTCTGCTGCCCGTCGGCACCGCAGCCTCACTCGCGCCGCGACAGTTGCGCGCAATCCTCGCCCACGAACTCGCCCATGTCCGCCGGCGAGACTATCTTGCGAACCTCATCCAGATGGCCGCGGAAACGGTGCTCTTCCACCATCCCGCCGCACACTGGATCTCGCGCCGCATCCGCACCGAGCGCGAGTACTGCTGCGACGACGTGGCCGTCGGCGTGGGATCGGACCCGGCTGATTACGCTCGAGCGCTCGCGGCGTTGGACGATGCGCGCGATGATTGCCGCCTGGCCGTGGCGGCGGCATCTGGCACGCTCCTCGATCGAATCCAACGCATCGTGGGCCACCCACGGCCGATGTTGACGCCGATGCGCGGAATTGCGGTGCTGGCCACCGCATCGCTGGTGGCGGCAATCATGATCGCGCTGACGGCGGTGGTCCCGCCAGACCTGCCTCTGGATGTGAAGATGCGGTCCAGGATGCCTGGCCCTGCCTCAGGAGGGCCGCCTCCGGCTGATGCCGTGAGCCTTCCACGGACGCCGCAACGTTAG
- a CDS encoding ribbon-helix-helix protein, CopG family: MRTIIELPQDQLAHLDAHCRRENVSRAEAIRRAVTAMLAEQAKAGAAGAFGLWRDRTEDALAQQERLRNEWV, from the coding sequence ATGCGGACGATTATCGAGCTTCCCCAGGACCAACTGGCACACCTTGATGCCCATTGCCGGAGAGAAAACGTCTCGCGGGCCGAGGCGATCCGGCGCGCCGTCACGGCCATGCTTGCCGAACAGGCGAAGGCCGGTGCCGCAGGGGCGTTCGGGTTGTGGCGTGACCGGACCGAAGACGCGCTGGCACAGCAGGAACGGCTCCGAAACGAGTGGGTCTAG
- a CDS encoding PD40 domain-containing protein yields MLTAQRCFKGEDVSDTLAAVLRQDVDWAALPADTPPRLKRLLERCLDRDVKQRLRDIGEARVEIAKIEAGAPDTSVVSVASAAAAPVPARSAAVPWAIAAVTTISLVTALVMWAPWKAAPPAQAMHLSIVPPAALAYASATFERSLAISPDGTRVVYVSAPDGKLVVRAIDSIEAEPIPGITGARQPFFSYDGKWIGFSQGATELKKVSITGGPAVTICKLTAPPRGATWGADDTIVFATAGTTIGLLSVPSGGGQEPKELTKPGAGLGDHLFPTLLPVAEPCSSPSSRRRPRTRRSPCSISTPVSRRS; encoded by the coding sequence ATGCTGACGGCCCAGCGCTGTTTCAAGGGAGAAGACGTCTCGGACACGCTCGCGGCCGTGCTGCGGCAGGATGTGGATTGGGCCGCGCTGCCCGCCGACACGCCGCCACGACTGAAGCGCCTGCTCGAAAGGTGCCTCGATCGCGACGTGAAGCAGCGCCTGCGCGACATCGGTGAGGCGCGCGTCGAGATTGCGAAGATCGAAGCGGGCGCGCCTGACACGTCGGTGGTGAGCGTCGCGAGTGCGGCTGCTGCGCCTGTGCCAGCTCGCAGCGCCGCCGTCCCCTGGGCCATCGCGGCCGTCACCACCATTTCACTCGTGACTGCTCTGGTGATGTGGGCGCCGTGGAAGGCCGCACCGCCTGCGCAGGCGATGCACCTCTCGATCGTGCCTCCCGCGGCGCTGGCGTACGCCTCCGCCACATTCGAGCGGAGCCTGGCGATTTCGCCAGACGGCACACGCGTGGTGTATGTGTCAGCCCCGGACGGCAAGCTTGTGGTGCGAGCGATCGACAGTATCGAAGCAGAACCGATCCCGGGCATCACGGGCGCGCGCCAGCCGTTTTTTTCATACGACGGAAAGTGGATCGGGTTTTCACAGGGCGCGACCGAGCTGAAGAAGGTCTCGATTACGGGCGGACCCGCCGTGACGATCTGCAAGCTCACGGCTCCACCGCGCGGGGCCACCTGGGGTGCCGATGACACGATTGTGTTCGCCACCGCCGGCACAACCATCGGCTTGCTCTCGGTACCATCCGGAGGAGGACAGGAACCCAAGGAACTGACAAAGCCCGGCGCTGGCCTGGGCGATCACCTCTTTCCCACTCTGCTGCCGGTGGCTGAGCCGTGCTCTTCACCATCGTCTCGGCGGCGGCCGAGAACTCGGAGGTCGCCGTGCTCGATCTCAACACCGGTGAGCAGAAGATCCTGA
- a CDS encoding PIN domain-containing protein: protein MEAVFDTNILIDYLVGREEAQQEFDRYTRRGISIVTWMELQIGSRSEAEADVIDLFLREFRVIEITRQVARRAIEIRRRTRVRLPEAIIWATAQLESAPLVTRNTKDFPAGDPAVRIPY from the coding sequence ATCGAAGCGGTCTTCGACACCAACATCCTGATCGACTACCTCGTCGGCCGCGAGGAGGCTCAACAGGAATTTGACCGCTACACCCGCCGCGGCATCAGCATCGTCACCTGGATGGAACTGCAGATCGGATCGAGATCCGAAGCCGAAGCGGACGTCATCGACCTGTTTTTGCGGGAGTTCCGTGTGATTGAGATCACTCGGCAGGTGGCGAGGCGGGCGATCGAGATTCGCCGACGTACGCGCGTGCGGCTCCCCGAAGCGATCATCTGGGCCACCGCGCAGTTGGAGTCGGCGCCGCTCGTGACCCGCAATACAAAAGACTTCCCGGCGGGAGATCCCGCCGTGCGGATTCCGTATTAG
- a CDS encoding serine/threonine protein kinase: MMIGKTIGPYHVVALLGEGGMGQVYRARDAKLNRDVALKVLPALLADDPDRLARFQREAQVLGALNHPNIAHIHGFEDSADTHAIVMELVEGPTLAEMIRSSEAGSSDPANSPGLKTRPPFGGIPLADALPIARQIAEALEAAHELGIIHRDLKPANIKVRDDGVVKVLDFGLAKALDSRTSGPQDPSNSPTLTARATQIGTILGTAAYGAGAGEGAQR, translated from the coding sequence GTGATGATCGGTAAAACCATCGGTCCGTATCACGTCGTGGCCCTCCTGGGCGAAGGCGGAATGGGTCAGGTGTATCGGGCCAGGGACGCGAAGCTCAATCGCGACGTCGCGCTGAAGGTGTTGCCGGCTCTCCTCGCCGACGATCCCGATCGGCTCGCGAGATTCCAGCGCGAGGCGCAGGTGCTGGGCGCGCTCAACCACCCGAACATCGCGCACATTCATGGGTTCGAAGACTCAGCTGACACGCACGCGATCGTGATGGAGCTTGTCGAGGGGCCGACCCTGGCGGAGATGATTCGATCTTCGGAGGCCGGGTCTTCAGACCCGGCAAATTCGCCGGGTCTAAAGACCCGGCCTCCATTCGGAGGAATCCCCCTTGCTGACGCGTTGCCCATCGCGCGCCAGATCGCCGAGGCGCTCGAGGCCGCGCACGAACTCGGCATCATCCACCGCGACCTGAAGCCCGCCAACATCAAGGTGCGAGACGACGGTGTGGTGAAGGTGCTGGATTTTGGCTTGGCCAAAGCCTTGGACTCCAGGACTTCGGGACCCCAGGACCCCTCAAACTCGCCGACGCTCACCGCTCGCGCCACCCAGATCGGCACCATCCTCGGTACGGCGGCGTATGGCGCCGGAGCAGGCGAAGGGGCGCAGCGTTGA
- a CDS encoding SRPBCC family protein — protein sequence MIDVRAEIEIAASPATIAGVMFDPQRYAEWMSAVERVEVLDPALAPGARVRHHGKFMGQPLTWTTEVETVHFPHVLAFKIVDGPFVGSARIGIQRSGGLSRAGPEHG from the coding sequence ATGATTGATGTTCGTGCCGAAATTGAAATTGCCGCGTCCCCTGCCACTATCGCGGGCGTGATGTTCGACCCGCAGCGTTATGCGGAATGGATGAGCGCGGTGGAGCGGGTGGAGGTGCTCGATCCCGCGCTGGCGCCGGGTGCGCGCGTGCGGCACCACGGCAAGTTCATGGGCCAGCCGCTGACGTGGACCACCGAGGTGGAGACCGTGCACTTTCCCCACGTGCTGGCGTTCAAGATCGTGGATGGCCCGTTTGTGGGATCCGCCCGCATCGGCATTCAGCGATCGGGCGGGCTCTCGCGTGCAGGTCCAGAACACGGGTGA
- a CDS encoding discoidin domain-containing protein — translation MKVSRVLVVLLPLFAGACAQPGSPSAPSPVGASAALEAQAAKVDVCHVSGDGSVHAISVAGSAVPAHLRHGDATRVFSLPAGATFSANNALEDYVPALAFDLDPLTNWNAGYWPVAWLEVDFGSPQRFSVMTGLPDQLPAVSFTNHDITFDGAPAFSWTGITTNNQLITQTFGTMQTAQRVRITTTVSDSWVAWWEVGFRGC, via the coding sequence ATGAAGGTCTCGCGCGTACTGGTTGTTCTCCTGCCCCTGTTTGCCGGTGCCTGTGCTCAGCCTGGCAGTCCCTCCGCTCCGTCGCCCGTCGGCGCTTCGGCCGCCCTCGAGGCCCAGGCGGCGAAGGTTGACGTATGCCACGTCAGCGGCGATGGCAGCGTCCACGCCATCAGCGTTGCCGGTAGCGCGGTCCCCGCGCACCTCAGGCATGGCGACGCGACGCGGGTCTTCAGCCTGCCCGCGGGCGCGACGTTCAGCGCCAACAACGCCCTGGAAGACTACGTCCCAGCGCTCGCGTTCGACCTGGATCCCCTGACAAACTGGAATGCCGGCTATTGGCCGGTGGCGTGGCTCGAAGTGGACTTTGGCTCACCGCAGCGGTTCTCGGTGATGACCGGCCTGCCGGACCAGTTGCCGGCAGTCAGTTTCACCAACCACGACATCACATTCGACGGCGCGCCGGCATTCAGCTGGACCGGTATCACGACCAACAACCAGCTCATCACCCAGACGTTCGGCACCATGCAGACTGCGCAGCGTGTGCGCATCACCACGACGGTGAGCGACAGCTGGGTGGCCTGGTGGGAAGTCGGCTTCCGGGGCTGCTAG
- a CDS encoding BlaI/MecI/CopY family transcriptional regulator, with the protein MPPSDVPLPTSSELEILRVIWKRGPSTVREVYRTMEQDREIGYSTVLKFMQIMTEKGSLVRDETVRPQVYRAARPERHVQQGIVRDLVSRAFGGSSASLAMQALSDKKASPDERRQIRELLDAMDGGSKKERKTK; encoded by the coding sequence ATGCCTCCGAGTGACGTGCCGCTGCCCACCTCAAGCGAACTCGAGATCCTGCGCGTGATCTGGAAGCGCGGACCCAGCACCGTGCGCGAGGTCTACCGCACGATGGAACAGGATCGCGAGATCGGGTACTCCACCGTCCTCAAATTCATGCAGATCATGACCGAGAAGGGGTCCCTGGTCAGGGACGAAACCGTTCGTCCGCAGGTCTACCGGGCAGCCCGGCCTGAACGTCATGTCCAACAGGGCATCGTCCGCGATCTGGTCAGCCGGGCGTTCGGCGGCTCGTCGGCCAGCCTGGCGATGCAGGCACTCTCCGACAAGAAGGCGTCGCCAGATGAGCGCCGGCAGATTCGCGAGCTGCTCGACGCGATGGATGGCGGCTCAAAGAAGGAAAGGAAAACGAAATGA